ATCTCTATTTGATGATGTTGGGTTTCTAACAAGGAATTGCATTATTGGAAAATTCATGTCCTAGCAAGTTTAAATATTGTCGGTAAAATATTCGCCTGAGTTTATCTGGAACGGATCACACCGACAATGAGAAGTAAAACCAGGGGCGGATGCAACCATGGGCTAAAAAGGGAAAAGACCCCCCTCAGCCTGCCTTTTCTGATTGATCTTACGAATCTTAAGGAATGTGCTTAATGGCCCGCTCTTCAAGTAAGAAATGGCCCACCCACCCTCAGGTCAGGGCTCAAGATAACAATCAGATTAAGCATCTGAAGTGCTTACTTTTCACCCACCAAAAACCCTTTCAGACTCCAACCAAGATCTTCTTATTGAGGAACAAGACCTTCCTTAATCAAGATACTAATCTCAGCCAGGAGAAACATAGTGGGGCTCACATTATGaatgattaatttgttttcgTCAATTATTGAAGTGCCTGAGAGTGGTTACTGAAAATTCTTATAATAGAGTTGAAGCAAGTGAATTGGTAGATTACATGATGAATCACATTTGAACTTTTCTACAAGCAATGGTTGGTTTTCTCTGCTCTGCACTAAGAAATTTTAAggcattttatttaaaaattatttttttattcttataacaCCACAGTAATTTGTCTTTCATAAACTAATTAAAgagtgattatttattttatcataatcagatccaaaaataaaataggtttggatatttcttaaaaaaataattattaattttaattcaataatttaattaacgatataaaaaaataaaactaactGAGAGATTGCCACCCACTACTGCCAGCTTCAGAAGCCTCTACCTAATCCACGATCCAAAAATTGCGGTTCCAAGTTGGGCCCGACAGGTCAACCAACTCAACTCGGGGTTAGTCCAATAAGAATTTAAAACCTAAACCTAATCCCAGCGCTTTAAAGCTTAACATCATCTGTGAAAGGGCGTAATCGGATGTGGGGAAATCACCCTACTGCACAAGCAATCGATGCATACAGAAAAACCCACAATATTCCTAGCTAATAAATCcagaggagaggagaggagcACAATCGTAAAGCCATGAATGTCAACCAAACATAACAAGCAAGAAAGAAATGTAAGTGAAATGGTCCAAATGCATTAAACCCAAACAATAACAAAGCATCCAAAATTACtcataagataaaaattataataaaaattactaaattgaaaaaacctAAGCGGTAAGGACAACAGCTCCGCCAGCTTCCTTAATCTTCTTCTCCGCAATCTTGGAGACGAGTTTGGCCTTGACGACAACGGGTTGATTTTCAGGCAAAACACCTTTACCCAAAACCTTGAAGTAACCGAACTGTGTAACGTCGATCAAGGGAACGTTGTCTTTGGTGGCTTTACTCTTAACGTCTTGAGGAACCATCGACCACAACTTGTCGATGTTGACAACAGGGCAGTAAAATTTGTTACGAAGTTTGTGGAAGTATCTCATACCGACCTTACCAAAGTAACCAGGATGGTACTTGTCGAACAGGATCCTATGGTGGTGCATACCTCCAGCGTTACCGCGTCCACCAGGGTGCTTTCTGTGCTTCCCGATACGACCGTGCCCGGCGCTCACGTGTCCTCTCTTCTTCCTGTTCTTCTTGAACCTAGTagtcatttttcttctcttttctcccTACCTAACTGCTGCGGGGAGAAATGACCCACTGGAGCTGCGCACAttttagatttagggttttgtGATTATTTATGGAGAGCTGGTTG
Above is a genomic segment from Mangifera indica cultivar Alphonso chromosome 3, CATAS_Mindica_2.1, whole genome shotgun sequence containing:
- the LOC123210519 gene encoding 60S ribosomal protein L27a-3-like, translated to MTTRFKKNRKKRGHVSAGHGRIGKHRKHPGGRGNAGGMHHHRILFDKYHPGYFGKVGMRYFHKLRNKFYCPVVNIDKLWSMVPQDVKSKATKDNVPLIDVTQFGYFKVLGKGVLPENQPVVVKAKLVSKIAEKKIKEAGGAVVLTA